The Coffea eugenioides isolate CCC68of chromosome 8, Ceug_1.0, whole genome shotgun sequence genome has a segment encoding these proteins:
- the LOC113779471 gene encoding disease resistance protein RPM1-like — MAETVLSFVLRQLSTFLLEEGRLLGGLRREVQFIMDELEQMRAFLREAEAKEEDAQPTLQQWIKQVRDAAYDTEDILDEFVARFARHDATGFYGSVRRVFSSIKNLRARHRVASQIQSIKSRIKSISEASNSLSAVNNTTWRYSRDDALLVEEAKLVGIDQPKKRLISQLLRGDDYQLKVVSVVGMGGLGKTTLVKRVHEDPEVRRHFPVRAWVTVSETCDFQYLLKDLIQQLHKEGNKPVPQSIESMTTTELKKIVKDFLQQAGRYAIVFDDVWDVEFWNTIKFALPESSHGNRVMLTTRRADVASASCIESRGLVYRMEPLSVKDSRTLFCNKIFNGGNCPGHLMDVSKGILDKCEGLPLAILAISGLLASKDVNRIDEWEMVRRSLGGELEGTGKLDRVKKILSLSYNDLPGHLKTCLLYTSIFPEDYEIACIRLIHLWIAERYVERREGMSFAIVAWSYLIELVNRSLIQVTKVFFEGIPQYCRIHDLLREVILLKSREQNMVTVTTGQPMTWPTDKVRRLVVHSGSSNNTQHHQQRRNYCFDHLRSFVTFESISPLLSKMLLSEVLGSSKLLKVLDLRGQETQEEIPNEIFKMFHLKHLDLWGTRVERVPKAIGKLQHLEYLNLADTRVRELPMEILKLQKLRFLEVFQPVVPSDDDYGYHGFKAPSNMGGLLALEVLSCMDASSGSTIVKEIGKLTQLRELRITKLRREDGKELCSSLANLTSLRQLSVASIGKGDDYEIIDLNHHHPSSFLQSLGMLILRGRLEKMPQWVAHLHGLLRIDLNWSRLRGEEDPLESLQHLPNLSKINFCGSYQGEGLCFKAGGFLKLKWMHLKRMEGLRGMRVEEGALPRLQILFLRLLPLLEELPLGIQHLSHLQRLSLYEMSSQLREKLLENQKEESEDYTRIAHIPEILIGYYTDDGEWREHRLWEEKKKKTYNLS, encoded by the exons ATGGCAGAAACTGTTCTCTCTTTTGTGCTGCGTCAACTCTCAACTTTTCTACTCGAGGAGGGACGACTATTGGGAGGGCTTCGGCGAGAGGTCCAATTCATCATGGATGAGTTGGAGCAAATGAGAGCTTTCCTGCGAGAGGcagaagcaaaagaagaagacGCTCAACCCACGCTCCAACAATGGATCAAGCAAGTGCGGGATGCTGCTTATGACACTGAGGACATTCTTGATGAATTTGTAGCTCGCTTTGCTCGGCATGACGCAACAGGATTCTACGGCTCTGTTCGGAGAGTTTTCAGCTCCATCAAGAATTTGAGAGCTCGTCATCGAGTTGCTAGCCAAATACAAAGCATCAAGTCCAGAATCAAAAGTATTTCTGAAG CGTCCAACTCACTTTCTGCTGTGAACAACACAACATGGCGCTATAGCAGAGATGATGCGCTGCTTGTGGAAGAAGCTAAATTAGTTGGCATTGACCAGCCCAAGAAACGTCTTATTTCTCAGCTCCTCCGAGGGGATGATTACCAACTGAAAGTTGTTTCAGTGGTTGGTATGGGAGGACTTGGCAAAACTACCCTGGTGAAAAGAGTCCAC GAGGATCCTGAAGTCAGAAGGCATTTCCCAGTTCGTGCTTGGGTAACTGTCTCTGAAACATGTGACTTTCAGTACCTCCTGAAAGACTTGATTCAGCAGTTACACAAGGAAGGGAATAAACCAGTCCCACAATCGATAGAGTCTATGACTACCACTGAGCTGAAAAAAattgtcaaagattttcttcaacaagctGGAAGGTATGCGATTGTTTTTGATGATGTATGGGACGTGGAATTTTGGAATACCATCAAATTTGCACTGCCCGAGAGTAGCCACGGCAACCGTGTCATGCTGACAACTCGAAGAGCTGATGTAGCCTCTGCCTCTTGCATTGAATCTCGGGGTCTTGTCTACAGAATGGAGCCACTCTCTGTAAAGGATTCGAGGACCCTGTTTTGCAACAAGATCTTTAATGGTGGTAATTGCCCTGGCCATTTGATGGATGTTTCCAAAGGTATATTGGACAAATGTGAGGGCTTGCCCCTTGCAATCCTTGCAATCAGCGGGCTTTTGGCTTCAAAAGATGTAAACAGAATAGACGAATGGGAGATGGTTCGACGCAGCCTTGGGGGTGAATTAGAAGGCACGGGTAAGCTGGACAGAGTTAAAAAGATACTCTCTCTCAGTTATAATGATTTGCCTGGGCATTTAAAGACATGTCTGTTGTACACAAGCATCTTCCCAGAGGATTATGAAATAGCATGCATTAGACTAATTCATTTGTGGATTGCTGAAAGGTATGTGGAACGGAGGGAAGGAATGAGTTTTGCAATTGTAGCTTGGAGTTATCTCATTGAACTCGTCAATAGAAGCCTAATTCAAGTGACTAAGGTGTTTTTTGAAGGAATACCTCAATATTGTCGAATCCATGACCTATTAAGAGAAGTTATTCTTCTCAAGTCAAGGGAACAAAACATGGTGACAGTTACTACTGGACAACCGATGACGTGGCCGACTGATAAGGTACGCCGTCTAGTAGTCCATAGTGGTAGCAGTAACAACACCCAGCACCACCAACAAAGACGAAATTATTGCTTTGACCACCTTCGGTCGTTCGTTACATTTGAATCCATAAGCCCGCTACTATCCAAAATGTTGTTATCTGAAGTTTTAGGGAGTAGCAAGTTGTTAAAGGTTTTGGATTTGAGAGGTCAAGAGACACAGGAGGAAATACCAAATGAGATTTTCAAGATGTTTCATCTCAAGCATCTGGACCTATGGGGTACGAGAGTGGAGAGAGTCCCAAAAGCCATTGGAAAGCTTCAACATTTGGAGTATCTGAATTTGGCTGACACAAGAGTTAGGGAATTACCCATGGAAATCCTAAAGCTGCAAAAACTTCGGTTTCTCGAAGTATTTCAACCAGTTGTTCCTTCCGATGATGATTATGGATATCATGGATTTAAAGCTCCCTCGAATATGGGAGGGCTTCTTGCCCTAGAAGTATTAAGCTGCATGGATGCAAGTAGTGGATCCACAATAGTTAAGGAGATAGGAAAGCTGACCCAATTAAGAGAACTACGTATTACAAAGTTAAGAAGAGAAGATGGAAAGGAGCTCTGCTCCTCCCTTGCCAACCTAACCAGTCTTCGGCAATTAAGCGTTGCTTCAATTGGAAAAGGTGATGATTATGAGATAATCGATTTAAATCATCATcatccttcttcttttcttcaatcTCTTGGTATGCTGATTTTGCGTGGCCGCTTAGAAAAGATGCCACAATGGGTAGCTCATCTTCACGGCTTGCTAAGAATAGATTTGAATTGGAGCAGGTTAAGGGGCGAGGAGGATCCGCTTGAATCGCTCCAACATTTGCCCAATTTGAGTAAAATTAATTTCTGTGGATCTTACCAGGGAGAAGGGTTGTGCTTCAAGGCTGGAGGGTTTCTAAAGTTGAAGTGGATGCACTTAAAGAGAATGGAAGGGCTGAGAGGGATGAGAGTGGAGGAGGGTGCATTGCCTCGTCTACAAATACTATTTCTGCGGCTACTTCCATTACTAGAGGAGCTGCCATTGGGTATTCAGCACTTGAGCCATCTTCAACGGCTGTCTCTGTATGAGATGAGTTCTCAATTGAGAGAGAAGCTGTTAGAGAATCAGAAGGAAGAAAGTGAAGATTACACAAGAATCGCACATATTCCTGAAATTCTCATTGGTTACTATACAGATGATGGGGAATGGAGAGAGCACCGGCTAtgggaagagaagaagaagaaaacatatAATCTTTCCTAG